Proteins from one Solidesulfovibrio sp. genomic window:
- a CDS encoding methyltransferase domain-containing protein, which yields MPNVRFSLILPTRGRPERLTRFLDSLAATTDRPEAVEVVLVVDADDASMAGYAHGGIPLRRVDVAPGQPMGRLNQAGYLASRGEYVFLVNDDLVARTPGWDTRMDAEFRRFPDGIALLHVNELLFRERLCTFPCVTRLFCEKVGGICPEGYHRHRIDDHIYNIFNMIAYLGETRTIYLPDVIFEHEHYVLTPDGRREYAMHGDIHGPDIALFEASLDSRKRQAVELTAHIRAWREREKTDQLRARLEPLQDAFCIRTPDYIEIHHRDTPPTSADTRVTIGVVSADSRREVPTRCLEAIKRHTANYELVLFDNNFSPRFNHAADMNRIMDACATRHLVLMDDDVIVAPGWLDALLGGLTGDTGVVGPVLTDAEGDVSYAGILFRPDRSGNHGHLFTPPAAPAPIMTMSSAVFLVDRARCGQLRFDETMPKYFLDLDYGLRVWESGARLTLAPAVPVCHIGGATLAYGQEENLRQWEEQRRVFAAKWFETGRIDALAETAFAAEPALRRQWALLGRIDPLLAMAPGETREAYSRRARAVYEELAPIPALNQYLIDRVWNAVKARGGIGNGLEDGRWPLAYLSSLYGRQVFTGEHGDYNTFFFEEAFWAVPKAYAPRFIRSLRRMNRPGLLRAPSHEALVAAVDAAGPHRPMTPGQGTVAETHPQGFIVAFDNRFMACPGQVPDSLHDGLAPVVPGGVFFSLEAARSCLFSERPEPIEPFKGQAIYKFHHMYYAAPGLDEADFAQGTPRVRQALRAYTLSEIHHDIAFAARQASGAAAKPPRLALFCTLPPSAMAPFRAAAGEGALLVHLPADRQAYAGADTLEVACRDGTHPDFDVNRVTEAWRREFAARGLDAVLLPARHPDTWEHNLAERLAAQVCGHVILLDERGNRRSFSGECARRLEYNKANLCALFRHVRPKAVASALEVGCSDGLACELVAMLGVPRVRGIDTSAVVNLVPTSPAVKLARASCERLPFDDASFDLVFSIAVMEHVPQPDKAFEEMLRVTRPGGYCYVQTAPLYFSPFGHHMPYFREPWAHLTHTPDELIEYAGRTGLAATIEAELHIGAGHYIKGMLCPDHINGLTALEFGFDAVVERHGLEVLCSQRSHEGRDLLPEKRRARLWPYTFGELTDHGIQLLVRKP from the coding sequence GTGCCGAACGTACGCTTTTCCCTGATCCTGCCCACCCGTGGCCGGCCCGAACGGCTGACCCGCTTCCTGGACAGCCTGGCCGCGACCACCGACCGGCCCGAGGCCGTGGAAGTGGTGCTGGTGGTGGACGCGGACGACGCGAGCATGGCGGGGTATGCCCACGGCGGCATCCCCCTGCGGCGCGTGGACGTGGCCCCGGGCCAGCCCATGGGCCGGCTCAACCAGGCCGGCTACCTGGCCAGCCGGGGCGAGTACGTCTTTCTGGTCAACGACGACCTGGTGGCCCGCACCCCCGGCTGGGACACGCGCATGGACGCGGAATTCCGACGGTTTCCCGACGGTATCGCCCTGCTGCACGTCAACGAGCTGCTTTTCCGGGAACGGCTGTGCACCTTCCCCTGCGTGACCCGGCTTTTTTGCGAGAAAGTCGGCGGCATCTGCCCCGAGGGCTACCACCGCCACCGCATCGACGATCATATTTATAACATTTTCAACATGATCGCCTATCTCGGCGAAACCCGGACCATCTACCTGCCCGATGTGATCTTCGAGCACGAGCATTACGTGCTCACCCCGGACGGCCGGCGCGAATACGCCATGCACGGCGACATCCACGGCCCGGACATCGCCCTGTTCGAGGCCAGCCTGGACAGCCGCAAACGGCAGGCCGTGGAACTGACCGCCCATATCCGCGCCTGGCGGGAGCGCGAAAAAACGGACCAGTTGCGGGCCAGGCTCGAACCGCTGCAGGACGCCTTCTGCATCCGTACCCCGGATTACATCGAGATCCATCACCGCGACACGCCGCCCACAAGCGCCGACACCCGGGTGACCATCGGCGTGGTGAGCGCCGACAGCCGCCGGGAGGTCCCCACACGCTGCCTGGAGGCCATCAAGCGCCACACGGCCAACTACGAGCTGGTGCTTTTCGACAACAACTTCTCCCCGCGCTTCAACCACGCCGCCGACATGAACCGCATCATGGACGCCTGCGCCACGCGCCACCTGGTGCTCATGGACGACGACGTCATCGTGGCCCCGGGCTGGCTGGACGCGCTGCTCGGCGGCCTTACGGGCGACACGGGCGTGGTCGGCCCGGTGCTCACCGACGCCGAGGGCGACGTGTCCTACGCCGGCATCCTTTTCCGGCCGGACCGCTCGGGCAATCACGGCCACCTGTTCACGCCCCCGGCCGCGCCCGCGCCCATCATGACCATGAGCAGCGCCGTGTTTCTGGTCGACCGGGCGCGCTGCGGCCAGCTGCGCTTCGACGAGACCATGCCGAAATATTTCCTGGACCTCGATTACGGCCTGCGGGTGTGGGAATCCGGCGCCCGGCTGACCCTGGCCCCGGCCGTGCCGGTGTGCCACATCGGCGGCGCCACCCTGGCCTACGGCCAGGAGGAGAACCTGCGCCAATGGGAGGAGCAGCGCCGGGTGTTCGCCGCCAAATGGTTCGAGACCGGCCGCATCGACGCCCTGGCCGAAACGGCCTTCGCCGCCGAGCCGGCGCTTCGCCGGCAATGGGCGCTGCTTGGGCGCATCGACCCCCTGCTGGCCATGGCGCCGGGCGAGACCCGGGAGGCCTATTCCCGCCGGGCCAGAGCAGTTTATGAGGAGCTGGCCCCCATTCCCGCCCTGAACCAGTACCTCATCGACCGGGTCTGGAACGCCGTGAAGGCCCGGGGCGGCATCGGCAACGGCCTGGAAGACGGCCGCTGGCCCCTGGCCTACCTGTCGAGCCTCTACGGCCGCCAAGTCTTCACCGGGGAGCACGGCGACTACAACACGTTTTTTTTCGAGGAAGCCTTCTGGGCCGTGCCCAAGGCCTACGCGCCGCGGTTCATCCGCTCCCTGCGGCGCATGAACCGGCCGGGGCTCCTGCGTGCGCCCAGCCACGAGGCCCTGGTCGCGGCCGTGGACGCGGCCGGCCCCCACCGGCCCATGACCCCCGGCCAGGGCACGGTGGCGGAAACCCACCCCCAGGGCTTCATCGTCGCCTTCGACAACCGCTTCATGGCCTGCCCGGGCCAGGTGCCGGACAGCCTCCACGACGGCCTGGCGCCGGTGGTGCCGGGCGGGGTCTTTTTCTCCCTGGAGGCGGCGCGCAGCTGTCTGTTCAGCGAGCGGCCCGAGCCTATCGAGCCCTTTAAGGGCCAGGCCATCTACAAGTTCCACCACATGTACTACGCCGCCCCGGGGCTTGACGAAGCGGATTTCGCCCAGGGCACGCCCCGGGTGCGCCAGGCCCTGCGGGCCTACACCCTGTCGGAGATTCACCACGACATCGCCTTCGCGGCCAGGCAGGCTTCGGGCGCGGCCGCCAAGCCGCCGCGCCTGGCCCTTTTTTGCACCCTGCCGCCGTCGGCCATGGCCCCGTTTCGGGCCGCCGCCGGCGAGGGCGCGCTGCTCGTGCACCTGCCGGCCGACCGTCAGGCCTATGCCGGGGCCGACACCCTGGAGGTGGCCTGCCGGGACGGCACGCATCCGGATTTCGACGTCAACCGGGTGACCGAGGCCTGGCGCCGGGAATTCGCGGCGCGCGGGCTGGACGCGGTGCTGCTGCCCGCCCGCCACCCCGACACCTGGGAACACAACCTGGCCGAGCGCCTGGCCGCCCAGGTCTGCGGCCACGTGATCCTGCTCGACGAACGGGGCAACCGGCGCTCGTTTTCCGGGGAATGCGCCCGGCGGCTGGAATACAACAAGGCCAACCTGTGCGCCCTGTTCCGGCACGTCCGGCCGAAGGCCGTCGCCTCGGCCCTGGAGGTGGGCTGCTCCGACGGGCTGGCCTGCGAGCTCGTGGCCATGCTCGGCGTGCCTAGGGTGCGCGGCATCGACACCTCGGCCGTGGTCAACCTGGTGCCGACATCGCCGGCCGTGAAGCTGGCGCGGGCCTCGTGCGAGCGCCTGCCCTTCGACGACGCCTCCTTCGACCTCGTCTTTTCCATCGCGGTCATGGAGCACGTGCCGCAGCCGGACAAGGCCTTCGAGGAAATGCTGCGGGTGACCCGGCCGGGCGGCTACTGCTACGTGCAGACGGCGCCCCTGTACTTCTCGCCCTTCGGCCACCACATGCCCTATTTCCGCGAGCCCTGGGCCCACCTCACGCACACGCCCGACGAGCTGATCG
- a CDS encoding glycosyltransferase, which produces MRTPLVSVVVPTYNQAEHVGACLDALWFQEYEPLEIVVVNDGATDDTARVLADYARGLAGDTASYAARYEPDTDAIARVTHARYPARGRAITFLSHGRNRGLAAALNTGIAASTGRYCTYVPSDDLCFPHMIGTLVGALEEGGADFAYADMFVHDAGGRILRRFSLPDYSFARCFEDWYLCGVAKLYRRELHDRFGLYDEALLAHDHALFQRFALGGAAFVHVPKVLMTLLAHEGDRERDIHSTDNWNRLLRESRALVLEARRAAATRGRS; this is translated from the coding sequence ATGCGCACACCCCTCGTCTCCGTCGTCGTGCCCACCTACAACCAGGCCGAGCATGTCGGGGCCTGCCTGGACGCCCTGTGGTTCCAGGAATACGAGCCCTTGGAAATCGTCGTGGTCAACGACGGAGCCACCGACGACACCGCCCGGGTGCTGGCCGACTACGCCCGGGGCCTGGCCGGGGACACCGCCTCCTACGCCGCCCGCTACGAACCGGACACGGACGCCATCGCCCGCGTGACCCACGCCCGCTACCCGGCCCGGGGCCGGGCCATCACCTTCCTGTCGCACGGGCGAAACCGGGGGCTGGCCGCCGCGCTCAATACCGGCATCGCCGCCAGCACCGGGCGGTACTGCACCTACGTGCCCAGCGACGACCTGTGCTTTCCCCACATGATCGGAACGCTTGTCGGCGCCCTGGAAGAGGGGGGGGCGGATTTCGCCTATGCCGACATGTTCGTGCACGATGCCGGGGGCCGCATCCTGCGCCGCTTTTCCCTGCCGGACTACTCCTTTGCCCGTTGCTTCGAGGACTGGTACCTGTGCGGCGTGGCCAAGCTCTACCGCCGGGAACTGCACGACCGCTTCGGCCTCTACGACGAGGCCTTGCTGGCCCACGACCATGCCCTGTTCCAGCGCTTCGCCCTGGGCGGGGCCGCCTTCGTCCATGTCCCCAAGGTGTTGATGACGTTGTTGGCCCACGAGGGCGACCGGGAACGGGACATCCACAGTACCGACAACTGGAACCGGCTGTTGCGCGAGTCGCGGGCCCTGGTGCTGGAAGCCCGCCGCGCCGCCGCCACGCGGGGGAGGTCATGA
- a CDS encoding radical SAM protein, translating into MTSETHLSGTARACAAQFATARAVRFDGSSEDLRLVAALSRAVLGDGGEVALYVGDEALAAYWLRLDPALDAAVEYVLGDAPGETFEGRVVLAPEDLPATVGTVLLASAGWRPVAAMRRRLPAGLRAVCLADLPSLAPGAIPPYAWVPRPHSIYPFAVPEITFKPGQDLILLDVPARSLAQLPVGFAYVHDALARDGGVKFQTVDADIVIYHRYHADRILDGLLEVHTATGRRMPDEPWDPSGYLLWKEPDVLDLFEEDIRALVDGLVVARPRILGCSLQEVNIEFMKRVVGRVKAALPELIVVGGGMSCLQPGAARIVFPLADYIVVGEADLTMPRLIRRLLAGERVVGMPGVWSRDDPADRLFEDGELPADLDGLGHPRYEWTDIGLYRCFNDYRLAPVVGSRGCSWARCRFCAERFHWRPRDPVKVADDLEFFSKAGFGGMVFNESDFHGDVGIIDTLCDEILRRGIKAHYTVQLRCNRQADAAYYRKLRQAGFGTLRFGIDACSEHTLRLQNKGYTVATLEKSLRLATEAGLFTEVNIVIGVPGETEEDIDASIDLLVRCKPCIGRIAFINPLMLFRGSDYWNRPEKYGIVFHEDRDSLCGRYPVALPNGAWHSENPFIDEGVRYKRFLRMVKSLREAGFDMTAWVDFTIDKVEEMARRIDRTPEEQALAAGRMRAGEAYRGFRVSPVDGGFAAARLGSGGLPLPAAIQARTAQAVRRAVDLQHAIAAGQTLAAFRSNDTLVGFSTDGLELRVDRVAIPGETPKGFFVKLVETYKDYNICGFDGLYYAVPRSLGPVNLTQAAHRRREGILAALSLSQAREFVDAEN; encoded by the coding sequence ATGACCAGCGAAACGCATCTTTCCGGCACGGCCCGAGCCTGCGCCGCCCAGTTCGCCACGGCCCGGGCCGTCCGGTTCGACGGCTCGTCCGAGGACCTGCGCCTGGTCGCCGCCCTGAGCCGGGCCGTGCTGGGCGACGGGGGCGAGGTCGCCCTGTACGTCGGGGACGAAGCCCTGGCCGCTTATTGGCTGCGCCTGGACCCGGCCCTGGACGCGGCCGTGGAATATGTCCTCGGCGACGCCCCCGGGGAGACGTTCGAGGGGCGGGTGGTCCTCGCGCCCGAGGACCTGCCGGCGACGGTGGGCACGGTGCTGCTGGCCTCGGCCGGCTGGCGGCCAGTGGCGGCCATGCGGCGGCGGCTGCCGGCCGGGCTGCGCGCGGTCTGCCTGGCCGACCTGCCCAGCCTGGCCCCGGGGGCCATCCCCCCCTACGCCTGGGTTCCGCGCCCGCACAGCATCTATCCCTTCGCGGTCCCGGAAATCACCTTCAAGCCGGGCCAGGACCTCATTCTCCTCGACGTGCCGGCCCGCTCCCTGGCCCAGTTGCCCGTGGGCTTCGCCTACGTCCACGACGCCCTGGCCCGCGACGGCGGTGTCAAATTTCAGACGGTCGATGCCGACATCGTCATCTACCATCGCTACCATGCGGACCGCATCCTCGACGGCCTGCTCGAGGTCCACACGGCCACGGGCCGCCGCATGCCCGACGAGCCCTGGGACCCCAGCGGCTACCTGTTGTGGAAGGAACCGGACGTGCTGGATTTGTTCGAGGAGGACATCCGCGCCCTCGTCGACGGGCTGGTGGTGGCGCGGCCGCGCATCCTGGGGTGTTCGCTCCAGGAAGTGAACATCGAATTCATGAAGCGGGTGGTCGGCCGGGTCAAGGCGGCCCTGCCGGAACTGATCGTGGTGGGCGGGGGCATGAGCTGCCTGCAGCCCGGGGCGGCCCGCATCGTCTTTCCCCTGGCCGACTACATCGTCGTGGGCGAGGCGGACCTGACCATGCCGCGCCTAATCCGGCGCCTCCTGGCCGGCGAGCGCGTCGTGGGCATGCCCGGGGTCTGGTCCAGGGACGACCCGGCCGATCGCCTGTTCGAGGACGGGGAACTCCCGGCCGACCTCGACGGCCTGGGCCATCCCCGCTACGAGTGGACCGACATCGGCCTGTACCGCTGCTTCAACGACTACCGGCTGGCGCCGGTGGTGGGCAGCCGGGGCTGCAGCTGGGCCCGCTGCCGGTTTTGCGCCGAGCGCTTCCACTGGCGGCCCCGCGACCCGGTCAAGGTGGCCGATGACCTGGAATTTTTTTCCAAGGCCGGTTTCGGCGGCATGGTTTTCAACGAATCCGACTTCCACGGCGACGTGGGCATCATCGACACCTTGTGCGACGAGATCCTGCGCCGGGGCATCAAGGCCCATTACACCGTGCAGCTGCGCTGCAACCGCCAGGCCGACGCCGCCTACTACCGCAAGCTGCGCCAGGCCGGCTTCGGCACCCTGCGCTTCGGCATCGACGCCTGCAGCGAACACACCCTGCGGCTGCAAAACAAGGGCTATACCGTCGCCACCCTGGAAAAAAGCCTGCGCCTGGCCACCGAGGCCGGCCTTTTCACCGAGGTCAACATCGTCATCGGCGTGCCCGGGGAAACCGAGGAGGACATCGACGCCTCCATCGACCTGCTCGTGCGCTGCAAACCCTGCATCGGCCGCATCGCCTTCATCAACCCCCTGATGCTTTTTCGGGGCAGCGACTACTGGAACCGCCCCGAAAAGTACGGCATCGTCTTTCACGAGGACCGCGACAGCCTGTGCGGCCGGTATCCCGTGGCCCTGCCCAACGGGGCCTGGCACAGCGAAAACCCCTTCATCGACGAGGGCGTGCGCTACAAGCGTTTCCTGCGCATGGTCAAAAGCCTGCGCGAGGCCGGCTTCGACATGACGGCCTGGGTCGATTTCACCATCGACAAGGTCGAGGAAATGGCCCGCAGGATCGATCGGACCCCGGAAGAGCAGGCCCTGGCCGCCGGGCGGATGCGTGCCGGGGAGGCCTACCGGGGCTTTCGGGTAAGCCCCGTGGACGGCGGCTTCGCGGCGGCCCGGCTGGGCAGCGGCGGCCTGCCCCTGCCCGCCGCCATCCAGGCCCGCACCGCCCAGGCCGTGCGCCGGGCCGTGGACCTGCAACACGCCATCGCCGCCGGTCAGACCCTGGCCGCCTTCCGCAGCAACGACACCCTGGTCGGCTTTTCCACCGACGGGCTGGAGTTGCGCGTGGACAGGGTCGCCATTCCCGGCGAAACCCCCAAGGGCTTTTTCGTCAAGCTGGTGGAAACCTACAAGGACTACAACATCTGCGGTTTCGACGGGCTTTATTATGCCGTGCCCCGCTCCCTGGGCCCGGTGAACCTGACCCAGGCCGCGCACCGGCGGCGGGAAGGCATCCTGGCCGCCCTGTCCCTGTCCCAGGCCAGGGAATTCGTGGACGCCGAGAATTGA
- a CDS encoding cytidylyltransferase domain-containing protein, which translates to MSHKPRSILVIAARGRGSSLRDKNIYPLNGKPLLAHVIDELGRAGCVDGVAVWTDAESVAAVARACGAMALPRPREMVHYQSGFYRLDEWQTFLTNQVDSRFGQADYWISVNCNYALFRAATLDAMMARIVATPSLGMIYAVSPVRPPIYLENHISRTIMPLFPSLCGMVRRMGVSITEIHTGATARAHHRVDWEEGLDFQHEDDIPFVQYLLRKRAGTGPA; encoded by the coding sequence GTGAGCCACAAGCCCAGAAGCATCCTGGTCATTGCCGCCCGTGGGCGCGGATCGTCCCTGCGCGACAAGAACATCTATCCGCTCAACGGCAAGCCGCTGCTGGCCCATGTGATCGACGAGCTCGGCCGGGCCGGCTGCGTGGACGGCGTGGCCGTCTGGACGGACGCCGAGTCGGTCGCCGCCGTGGCCAGGGCCTGCGGGGCCATGGCCCTGCCCCGGCCCCGGGAGATGGTGCACTACCAGTCCGGCTTTTACCGCCTGGACGAGTGGCAAACCTTTCTCACCAATCAGGTGGACAGCCGGTTCGGCCAGGCGGACTATTGGATCAGCGTCAATTGCAATTATGCCCTGTTCCGGGCGGCGACGCTGGACGCCATGATGGCGCGCATCGTCGCCACGCCGTCCCTGGGCATGATCTATGCGGTAAGCCCGGTGCGGCCCCCCATTTACCTCGAAAACCACATCTCCAGGACGATCATGCCGCTGTTCCCAAGCCTTTGCGGCATGGTGCGTCGCATGGGCGTGTCCATCACGGAGATCCACACCGGCGCCACGGCCCGGGCGCATCACCGCGTCGACTGGGAGGAAGGTCTGGATTTCCAGCACGAGGACGACATCCCCTTCGTTCAATACCTGCTGCGCAAGCGCGCCGGGACTGGCCCGGCTTGA
- a CDS encoding N-acetylneuraminate synthase family protein — protein sequence MREAKSTYVIAEVGVNHDGDLGKAVYLLEQAAQAGADAVKFQTFKTELLVRARQERMPYQVASDGGDRTQFEMLRALELGHREHALLRDRAKALGLDFISTPYDAPSAAFLAALPVDALKIASTDAGNIPLLRQVAGYGLPVIYSTGVSALWEVVKAVEEGLAGLDRRKLTVLHCVSNYPAPQDELNLRVMARFAALFDCPVGFSDHSASLLMGAYAVCAGASVLEKHFTHDKAAAGPDHQASLEPGELREYIARVREAERALGDGVKRVQPSERAIKPHMQKSLTAARPLPAGRLLEAGDLSSMRPADGISPLFVDEVVGRRLAVDKAPGDPLFWRDLG from the coding sequence ATGCGTGAAGCGAAATCGACGTACGTCATCGCCGAAGTCGGCGTGAATCACGACGGCGACCTGGGCAAGGCGGTCTATCTACTGGAACAGGCCGCCCAGGCCGGGGCCGATGCCGTGAAATTCCAGACCTTCAAGACGGAATTGCTGGTGCGGGCCCGCCAGGAGCGCATGCCCTACCAGGTGGCCAGCGACGGCGGCGACCGGACCCAGTTCGAGATGCTGCGCGCCCTGGAGCTCGGCCACCGGGAGCACGCCTTGCTGCGCGACCGGGCCAAGGCCCTGGGCCTGGATTTCATTTCCACGCCCTACGACGCGCCAAGCGCCGCTTTTCTGGCCGCACTGCCGGTGGACGCCCTGAAAATCGCTTCCACCGACGCCGGCAACATCCCCTTGCTGCGCCAGGTGGCCGGTTACGGCCTGCCCGTGATCTATTCCACCGGCGTGTCCGCGCTGTGGGAGGTGGTCAAGGCCGTGGAAGAGGGGCTGGCCGGGCTCGATCGCCGCAAGCTCACGGTCCTGCACTGCGTTTCCAACTATCCCGCCCCGCAAGACGAGCTCAATTTGCGGGTCATGGCCCGATTCGCCGCGCTTTTCGATTGCCCGGTGGGCTTTTCCGACCACAGCGCCTCCCTGCTCATGGGGGCCTATGCCGTGTGCGCCGGGGCGAGCGTCCTGGAAAAGCATTTCACCCACGACAAGGCCGCCGCCGGCCCGGACCACCAGGCCTCCCTGGAGCCCGGCGAACTCCGGGAATATATCGCCCGGGTCCGGGAAGCCGAACGCGCCCTGGGCGATGGCGTCAAGCGCGTCCAGCCCTCGGAACGGGCCATCAAGCCGCACATGCAAAAAAGCCTGACCGCCGCTCGGCCTCTGCCCGCCGGGCGGCTGCTGGAGGCCGGGGACCTGTCCTCCATGCGCCCGGCCGACGGCATTTCCCCCCTGTTCGTGGACGAGGTCGTCGGGCGGCGGCTGGCCGTGGACAAGGCCCCGGGCGACCCCCTGTTCTGGAGGGACCTGGGATGA
- a CDS encoding TIM barrel protein yields MPGKFAAGSPARRIFVSSNCLAGGRDLSVALERLAAAGVFEVELSGGHGFADPDALLARLQAWRGRGMAFTVHNYFPPPREDFVLNIASFDPAVRAQNLRLMNQALDFAGQLQAPFYGVHAGYLADATESRGQFHFQAVGPNGDAACQRRAVDTVLEVLRERGDRLPPGGLLVENLFPPSTGPNHSLCTTPGELISFFEAVAKGGGSLGLLLDLAHLDLACRRYGRDSDAALEQLLEVFGERLRAVHLSGHDGLEDVHRPLRADDWQLRAVGRIARSRGAAPGPCFTLECRWVDEPTVLAQRELLRRALDEAEDAGDGHAAR; encoded by the coding sequence ATGCCCGGTAAGTTTGCCGCCGGTTCGCCGGCGCGGCGGATTTTCGTCTCCTCCAACTGCCTGGCCGGGGGCCGGGACCTGTCCGTGGCCCTGGAGCGGCTGGCGGCCGCCGGCGTGTTCGAGGTGGAGCTTTCCGGCGGCCACGGCTTCGCCGACCCCGACGCCCTGCTGGCCCGGCTGCAGGCCTGGCGCGGGCGGGGCATGGCCTTTACGGTGCACAATTATTTTCCCCCGCCCCGCGAGGATTTCGTCCTCAACATCGCCAGCTTCGATCCGGCCGTGCGCGCCCAAAACCTGCGGCTCATGAACCAGGCCCTGGATTTCGCCGGGCAATTGCAGGCCCCGTTCTACGGCGTCCATGCCGGCTACCTGGCCGACGCCACGGAGTCGCGGGGGCAATTCCATTTCCAGGCCGTCGGCCCCAACGGGGACGCGGCCTGTCAACGCCGGGCCGTGGACACGGTCCTGGAGGTGCTGCGGGAACGCGGCGACCGGCTGCCCCCGGGGGGGCTGCTCGTGGAAAACCTTTTTCCGCCGTCCACGGGGCCCAATCACTCCTTGTGCACCACGCCGGGGGAGCTTATCAGTTTCTTCGAGGCCGTGGCCAAGGGGGGGGGAAGCCTGGGATTGCTCTTGGATCTGGCCCATTTGGATCTTGCCTGCCGCCGGTATGGCCGGGATTCGGACGCCGCCTTGGAGCAGCTTCTCGAGGTGTTCGGCGAGCGGCTGCGCGCGGTGCACCTTTCGGGGCACGACGGCCTGGAGGACGTGCATCGCCCGTTGCGGGCCGATGACTGGCAGTTGCGGGCCGTCGGGCGCATCGCCCGCTCTCGCGGCGCGGCGCCGGGGCCCTGTTTCACCTTGGAATGCCGCTGGGTCGACGAGCCGACCGTGCTCGCCCAGCGCGAATTGCTTCGGCGGGCCTTGGATGAGGCCGAGGATGCCGGGGACGGGCACGCGGCGCGATGA
- a CDS encoding nucleotide sugar dehydrogenase, protein MKDPTSLLIGEDATILEALAQLDASKQRLLLCVDANRTLLGVLADGDIRRALIAGRTLDAPIAGCVNRNPIFISSRAKPREVDLLLTDRVQILPVVDERHRVVGYHSYKHRLDKGPDGLQNVAIFGLGYVGLTLALHLASRGFNVVGYDVNADLVARIRDRQAPFYELRLEAMLEAHVGGNFHVTSTLADVRCDIYIVTVGSPVNPATKKPELGAIARAAADIGGLLSANDLVVLRSTVPVGCNRGTVLPILEQASGLRCGEGFSLAFAPERTAEGLALVELPLNPQIIGGFDKKSVDSASRLFNRLTPSVISVDSLEAAELCKLLDNCFRDHLFAFSNHLAPLAENLGLDLCRLIDAVNYGYTRNAIPKPSPGVGGPCLTKDPYILMDVMARQGLDTSLTLAARRKNEEGPGQVRDKLRNLLWECGKDLAGAVVTVAGMAFKGYPETSDLRGSMSLDIVAALLRENAVVRCYDAVAYPEELRALGLDQVDREGAFRGADAVVFANNHRGFTNWNIAHLAGLMRQPGVIIDCWHIFDPQELKKTRGLVCGGLGND, encoded by the coding sequence ATGAAAGACCCCACCAGCCTTCTGATCGGCGAGGATGCGACCATCCTTGAGGCCCTGGCCCAGCTCGACGCCTCCAAGCAGCGCCTGCTGCTGTGCGTGGACGCCAACCGAACCCTGCTCGGCGTCCTGGCCGACGGGGACATCCGGCGGGCGCTGATCGCCGGCCGCACCCTCGACGCGCCCATCGCCGGCTGCGTCAACCGCAACCCCATCTTCATCTCCAGCCGGGCGAAGCCGCGCGAAGTGGACCTGCTGCTCACCGACCGGGTGCAGATCCTGCCCGTGGTGGACGAGCGCCACCGCGTGGTCGGCTACCATTCCTACAAGCACCGCCTGGACAAGGGGCCGGACGGGCTGCAAAACGTGGCCATCTTCGGCCTGGGCTACGTGGGCCTGACTTTGGCCCTGCACCTGGCCAGCCGGGGGTTTAACGTCGTGGGCTACGACGTCAACGCGGACCTCGTGGCCCGCATCCGGGACCGCCAGGCGCCCTTCTACGAACTGCGCCTGGAAGCCATGCTCGAGGCCCATGTCGGGGGCAATTTCCACGTCACCAGCACGCTTGCGGACGTGCGCTGCGACATCTACATCGTCACCGTGGGCTCGCCGGTCAACCCGGCCACGAAAAAGCCGGAACTTGGCGCCATCGCCCGGGCGGCCGCCGACATCGGCGGCCTGCTCAGCGCCAACGACCTGGTGGTTTTGCGCTCCACCGTGCCCGTGGGCTGCAACCGAGGCACGGTCCTCCCCATCCTGGAACAGGCCTCGGGCCTGCGCTGCGGCGAGGGTTTCAGCCTGGCCTTCGCCCCGGAGCGCACCGCCGAGGGGCTGGCCCTGGTCGAGCTGCCGCTCAATCCGCAGATCATCGGCGGCTTCGACAAGAAATCCGTGGACAGCGCCTCCCGGCTGTTCAACCGGCTGACCCCCTCGGTGATCAGCGTGGACTCCCTGGAGGCGGCCGAGCTGTGCAAGCTGCTGGACAACTGCTTCCGGGACCACCTGTTCGCCTTTTCCAACCACTTGGCCCCCCTGGCCGAAAACCTCGGCCTCGACCTGTGCCGGCTCATCGACGCCGTCAACTACGGCTACACGCGCAACGCCATTCCCAAGCCCTCCCCGGGCGTGGGCGGCCCCTGCCTGACCAAGGACCCCTACATCCTCATGGACGTCATGGCCCGCCAGGGCCTGGACACCAGCCTGACCCTGGCCGCGCGCCGCAAGAACGAGGAAGGCCCGGGGCAGGTCCGCGACAAGCTGCGCAATCTCCTCTGGGAATGCGGCAAGGACCTCGCCGGCGCGGTGGTCACCGTGGCCGGCATGGCCTTCAAGGGCTATCCCGAAACCTCGGACCTGCGCGGCTCCATGTCCCTGGACATCGTGGCGGCCCTGCTTCGGGAAAACGCCGTGGTGCGCTGTTACGACGCCGTGGCCTACCCCGAGGAGCTGCGCGCCCTGGGCCTTGACCAGGTCGACAGGGAAGGGGCCTTCCGCGGGGCGGACGCCGTCGTCTTCGCCAACAACCACCGGGGCTTCACCAACTGGAACATCGCCCACCTGGCCGGGCTGATGCGCCAACCCGGGGTCATCATCGACTGCTGGCACATTTTCGACCCCCAGGAACTCAAAAAAACGCGGGGGCTGGTCTGCGGCGGCCTCGGCAACGACTAG